From the genome of Candidatus Polarisedimenticolia bacterium:
TCTCGCCCTGCTCGCCGATCTCGGGTCGAACGTGCTGGACGTGAAGCACTATCGCGCCGGATGGCAGCTTCCGTTGGAGGGGACGGAGCTCGAGATTCTCCTGGAGACGCGCGACGCCGCGCACGGGCGGGAGATCGTCTCGCGCCTGAAGGGCGAGGGGTACGAAGTACGCCTCTCCGGGAGTGCTTCGTGAAAAGGCCCCGCGTCTTCGGCGTGGTGATTACGGTACCCGACGCGCTGTCCCGGGCCGCCGACCGGGTGCGCCGGCACTACGATCCCAATTTCCCCCGCATCGGCGCGCACGTCACCGTGCTTCCTCCCCGTCCGCTTCCACTGACCCGCGGCGAGGTGCTCGCCGCCGTGCGGCGCGCGGCGGCCGCATCGCGTCCCTTTGCCTGCTCGCTGGGCGGGATCCGCACCTTCGATCCGGTGATGCCGGTGGTCTATGCGAGCCTGCGCCGCGGCCGGGTCTCCCTGCGACGCCTGCATGCGCGGCTGGCGCGCGGATCGCTTTGCGGCGCAGAGGCGTTTCCCTACGTGCCTCATCTGACGCTCGGGCAGAAGCTGGATTCCGCGCGGCTGCGGCGGGCCGTCGCGCTGTCGGAGCGGATCTTCAGCTCTCTCGAGAAAGACTGGACCGCCGGTCAGCTGGTGGTGGTCGAGCGGCTGACCGAGGAGCTCTGGCTTCCTCTCGCTCCCGTTCCCTTGAACGGAGGTCCCGCCCCGGCGATCCGGCAGCGCCGGCCGCGGCGAAAGACTAAGGCCCGGACCCGGTGATATCATCGCGCCGGAGTTGATTCCCATGTCACTCAACGAAGAGATTCGCCGGGAAGGGATGCGTCTCGGGTTCGCGCGCATCGGATATGCGCTGTCCCGCGAGCACCCCGCGGCGGCGCGCC
Proteins encoded in this window:
- a CDS encoding 2'-5' RNA ligase family protein — encoded protein: MKRPRVFGVVITVPDALSRAADRVRRHYDPNFPRIGAHVTVLPPRPLPLTRGEVLAAVRRAAAASRPFACSLGGIRTFDPVMPVVYASLRRGRVSLRRLHARLARGSLCGAEAFPYVPHLTLGQKLDSARLRRAVALSERIFSSLEKDWTAGQLVVVERLTEELWLPLAPVPLNGGPAPAIRQRRPRRKTKARTR